In the Thermodesulfobacteriota bacterium genome, one interval contains:
- the iorA gene encoding indolepyruvate ferredoxin oxidoreductase subunit alpha: protein MKELLSGNEAIARGAYECGVTVATGYPGTPSTEILENIAKYQGIYAEWSPNEKVALEVAAGASFGGARVLVAMKHVGINVAADPLFTLSYTGVKGGLVIITADDPELHSSQNEQDNRNYAKFAKIPMLEPSDSQEAKEFVKIAFEISEKYDTPVFVRTTTRISHSKSIVEIYEPQRSPVPLEIVKNPTKLVMLPANARKRHPIVEERLCRLKTFADKFSENKVEINNANLGIITSGVSYQYAKEVFPDYSYLKLGLTYPLPEKVIKEFAGKVKKLYVVEELDPYIEEQIKAMGINIVGKDIFPICGEFNPSIVEKVLSPSSKQGVKEDIPLKLPPRPPNMCPGCGYRGIFYIFNKLKLFVAGDIGCYTLGFLPPLSAIDTCVSMGGSIGHAMGLDKALGDAAVGKVIAVIGDSTFLHSGITSLLDIVYNRGSSTVVILDNQTTAMTGRQEHPGTGLTLKGETTKKVDLVELCKGLGVEHVRTVDPFDLQTVEETVKEEIFRKEPSVIISRAPCVLLKSQRTKPSKPFTVFDEKCNGCKACIKLGCPAIEWKNIKSVSKRDKLTSDNKKRKGIAVIDNMLCNGCGLCEQLCKFDAIGEINA, encoded by the coding sequence ATGAAAGAGTTGTTATCCGGCAATGAGGCAATAGCCAGAGGTGCTTATGAATGCGGGGTTACTGTTGCTACTGGTTATCCTGGAACTCCAAGCACTGAGATTCTGGAAAATATAGCAAAATATCAGGGTATTTATGCCGAGTGGTCACCCAACGAAAAGGTGGCTTTGGAGGTTGCGGCTGGAGCCAGTTTTGGGGGCGCAAGGGTGCTTGTAGCAATGAAGCACGTTGGCATAAATGTAGCTGCTGACCCCCTTTTTACCCTTTCCTACACCGGTGTTAAGGGTGGACTGGTGATTATTACTGCCGATGATCCAGAGCTGCATAGCTCGCAGAATGAACAGGATAACAGGAACTACGCTAAATTTGCGAAGATCCCGATGCTTGAGCCCAGTGACAGCCAGGAAGCCAAAGAATTCGTAAAGATAGCATTTGAGATAAGTGAGAAATATGATACCCCCGTATTTGTCAGGACAACTACCAGAATCTCCCACTCAAAATCAATTGTTGAGATTTATGAACCCCAAAGGTCACCTGTACCACTAGAGATAGTAAAAAATCCTACAAAGTTAGTAATGCTGCCTGCAAATGCACGAAAAAGACACCCTATTGTTGAAGAACGGCTGTGCCGACTGAAGACTTTCGCCGATAAATTTTCAGAGAACAAGGTTGAGATCAATAATGCTAATCTGGGGATTATTACCAGCGGAGTATCGTATCAGTATGCCAAAGAGGTATTTCCTGATTATTCTTATCTGAAACTGGGGCTCACATACCCATTGCCAGAGAAGGTAATCAAAGAATTTGCCGGTAAGGTGAAGAAACTTTACGTTGTTGAAGAACTGGATCCTTACATAGAGGAACAAATCAAGGCGATGGGAATAAATATTGTAGGTAAAGATATATTCCCCATATGTGGAGAGTTTAATCCCTCAATTGTAGAAAAGGTCCTTTCCCCTTCTTCCAAGCAAGGGGTGAAGGAGGATATTCCTCTGAAGCTTCCGCCAAGGCCTCCCAATATGTGTCCTGGATGTGGTTACAGGGGTATCTTTTATATATTTAACAAATTAAAACTCTTTGTTGCCGGGGATATCGGATGTTACACTCTTGGGTTCTTACCCCCGTTGTCTGCTATTGACACATGTGTATCTATGGGTGGGAGTATTGGACATGCCATGGGGTTAGATAAGGCATTGGGAGATGCAGCAGTAGGCAAGGTTATCGCTGTAATAGGAGATTCTACATTCTTGCATTCAGGGATAACGAGTCTGTTGGACATAGTCTACAATAGGGGGTCCTCTACAGTGGTTATCCTTGACAACCAGACTACTGCCATGACAGGGAGACAGGAGCATCCAGGTACCGGTCTGACCCTTAAAGGAGAGACGACTAAGAAGGTAGACCTGGTTGAACTCTGCAAAGGATTGGGGGTTGAGCATGTCCGAACCGTTGATCCTTTTGATCTTCAGACAGTAGAAGAGACTGTAAAAGAGGAGATTTTTCGAAAAGAACCATCGGTAATCATCTCCCGGGCACCCTGTGTCTTGTTGAAAAGCCAGCGCACAAAGCCCTCAAAACCTTTCACGGTCTTTGACGAGAAATGTAACGGATGTAAAGCCTGTATCAAACTGGGTTGTCCTGCAATAGAATGGAAAAACATTAAAAGTGTTTCTAAGAGAGATAAGCTAACTTCTGACAATAAAAAGAGAAAAGGGATTGCAGTTATCGACAATATGCTTTGTAATGGTTGTGGACTTTGTGAGCAACTATGTAAATTTGATGCGATTGGAGAGATAAATGCCTGA
- a CDS encoding indolepyruvate oxidoreductase subunit beta, whose protein sequence is MPDSNTNILAVGVGGQGIILASEILTYALMNAGYDVKKSEVHGMSQRGGSVNTHIRFGKKVYSPVIKEGEVDILFAFEQLEALRYFGFLKPDAMVILNDHTVNPPSVSLGIDEYPRDVSQTIKKKFPNFHLVNGLALALKIGNARTANIVLLGVLSRHIRVEENFWIDAMSKVFPEKLIDINVEAFRLGRKEG, encoded by the coding sequence ATGCCTGATAGTAACACCAATATTCTGGCAGTAGGGGTAGGAGGACAGGGAATTATTCTTGCCAGTGAAATTTTAACCTACGCCCTTATGAATGCTGGATACGATGTAAAAAAGAGCGAAGTTCATGGAATGTCTCAACGGGGAGGGAGTGTTAATACTCATATAAGGTTTGGTAAAAAGGTTTATTCTCCTGTTATTAAAGAGGGGGAGGTAGATATCCTATTTGCATTTGAGCAGTTAGAAGCCCTTAGATATTTTGGATTCTTGAAACCAGATGCAATGGTTATCCTTAACGACCATACTGTCAATCCTCCATCAGTGTCTTTAGGCATTGATGAATATCCCAGAGATGTATCACAAACCATTAAAAAGAAATTCCCGAATTTTCATCTGGTTAATGGATTGGCTCTGGCGCTAAAGATAGGCAATGCCAGAACAGCAAATATCGTACTCCTGGGAGTATTATCAAGGCACATCAGAGTGGAGGAGAATTTCTGGATAGATGCCATGTCAAAGGTATTTCCTGAAAAACTGATTGATATTAATGTTGAGGCGTTTCGATTGGGTAGAAAAGAAGGTTAG
- a CDS encoding tetratricopeptide repeat protein yields MRGSFAYFILILFFIISTIFFSCSVLAEELKPETKNRSLVIGEASQFKLAGELFDEGDYFRAITEYKRFIYFFPESSLLEMAYFKIGEAYFNGKKWEQAVHAFERLRDKFPEGKLTGRSYYLTGMAYFHKKDYSSSRKQFKKIIDSLATSELIDDAMLQIAMSYVEEEKWVEALGSFKRIGEESDLYHFAESFASGLGEMDKLPLKSPALAGTFAAILPGAGHFYTGRKRDGATALLLNGAFIWGAVESYNNENYAVAGILTFFELGWYFGNIYSAVGSAHKYNKRLKNEYIKGLKEKRGFSLRINPANKSYYLAFNFYF; encoded by the coding sequence GTGCGGGGGTCTTTTGCTTATTTTATACTTATACTTTTCTTCATAATCTCCACAATTTTTTTTAGTTGCTCTGTTTTAGCAGAAGAATTAAAACCAGAAACCAAGAATAGAAGCTTAGTTATAGGTGAAGCCTCTCAGTTTAAACTTGCCGGAGAGCTATTTGATGAAGGAGATTACTTCAGGGCAATTACAGAATACAAAAGGTTTATCTATTTCTTCCCTGAAAGCAGCCTTTTGGAAATGGCATATTTTAAGATAGGAGAGGCATATTTCAACGGAAAAAAATGGGAGCAAGCCGTTCATGCCTTTGAAAGGTTGAGAGATAAGTTTCCTGAGGGCAAGTTAACTGGCAGGTCCTATTATCTTACTGGAATGGCTTACTTTCACAAAAAGGACTACTCCTCTTCCAGGAAACAATTCAAAAAGATTATAGATTCTCTTGCTACCAGTGAACTTATAGACGACGCCATGTTGCAGATAGCGATGAGCTATGTAGAGGAAGAGAAATGGGTGGAGGCTCTTGGTAGTTTCAAGAGAATAGGGGAGGAGAGCGATCTCTACCATTTTGCTGAAAGCTTTGCCTCTGGTTTGGGAGAGATGGACAAACTTCCTCTAAAATCGCCGGCTTTAGCAGGAACTTTCGCTGCCATTCTCCCGGGAGCTGGTCATTTTTATACAGGACGGAAAAGAGACGGTGCAACTGCCCTTTTATTAAATGGGGCTTTTATCTGGGGTGCTGTGGAATCCTACAATAATGAAAATTACGCTGTGGCAGGGATTTTGACATTCTTCGAATTAGGCTGGTATTTTGGGAACATATATAGTGCTGTAGGCAGTGCTCATAAATACAATAAACGCCTTAAGAATGAGTATATCAAGGGACTAAAGGAAAAAAGGGGCTTTTCCCTTCGAATTAATCCGGCGAATAAATCATACTATCTGGCATTCAACTTTTATTTTTAA
- the yidD gene encoding membrane protein insertion efficiency factor YidD, which produces MEKDSKNKVIREKAGDESILNMVFIKGIKFFQNVISPVDGDRCPMYPACSDYSIQALRKHGPFLGFVMIADRLMHERDEMTSASTVIVNGIRRYYDPVENNDFWLSEK; this is translated from the coding sequence TTGGAAAAAGATTCAAAAAACAAGGTTATTAGAGAAAAGGCAGGGGACGAATCTATACTTAACATGGTATTTATAAAAGGGATTAAGTTTTTTCAGAATGTAATATCTCCTGTGGACGGTGACCGCTGTCCTATGTATCCTGCCTGCTCAGACTACAGCATTCAGGCCCTGAGAAAACATGGGCCTTTTCTGGGTTTTGTTATGATTGCGGATAGGTTGATGCATGAGAGAGATGAAATGACATCCGCTTCCACAGTGATAGTCAATGGTATCCGGAGATACTACGATCCAGTGGAAAACAATGATTTCTGGCTAAGTGAGAAATAG
- a CDS encoding phenylacetate--CoA ligase → MIWDKEFETLPREALEALKLKRMQNVVERVYTNVPFYKNAFDEKGFKPKDVKSMDDLKRLPFTNKQDLRDNYPYGLFAVPLESVVRIHASSGTTGKPTVVGYTKKDIETWAELMARALSSAGATRGDIIHNSYGYGLFTGGLGLHYGAERLGASVIPMSGGNSKKQIMIMEDFGSTILTCTPSYALSLAETAEEMGIDFKNLKLKAGLFGAEPWSEGIREEIEKKLNLHAIDLYGLSEIIGPGVAVECMEAKRGLHVFEDHFIVEVINPETCEPLPYGERGELVFTTLTKEAFPLIRYRTRDISVLNPEPCVCGRTFVRMERVSGRSDDMLIIRGVNIFPSQIESILMNIEGIEPHYLLIVDRKGTMDTLEVQVEVNEKVFSDEIKNLQILGKRIEKDIKDFLGVSTIVKLVEPKTIHRSEGKAQRVIDKRKI, encoded by the coding sequence ATGATCTGGGATAAGGAATTTGAGACATTGCCCAGGGAGGCACTGGAAGCCCTGAAACTAAAGAGAATGCAAAATGTTGTAGAAAGAGTGTACACTAATGTCCCTTTTTATAAAAACGCTTTTGATGAAAAGGGCTTTAAACCCAAAGATGTCAAGTCTATGGATGATTTGAAGAGATTGCCTTTTACCAATAAGCAAGACCTTCGGGACAATTATCCTTATGGTTTGTTTGCAGTGCCCCTTGAGAGTGTAGTCAGAATCCATGCATCTTCTGGAACAACAGGGAAACCTACAGTAGTTGGATATACCAAAAAGGATATAGAAACATGGGCGGAACTTATGGCCAGGGCATTGAGTTCTGCAGGAGCAACAAGGGGTGATATCATTCATAATTCTTATGGTTATGGTTTGTTTACAGGAGGGCTTGGATTACATTATGGAGCTGAAAGATTAGGTGCATCGGTGATCCCTATGTCCGGCGGTAATTCAAAAAAGCAGATTATGATAATGGAAGACTTTGGTTCAACGATACTCACATGTACACCCTCGTATGCCCTTTCTCTGGCTGAAACAGCGGAGGAGATGGGAATAGATTTTAAAAATCTTAAACTTAAAGCAGGTCTTTTTGGTGCAGAACCGTGGTCAGAAGGGATACGAGAAGAGATAGAGAAGAAACTCAACTTACATGCTATTGATTTATACGGACTAAGTGAAATAATAGGCCCTGGAGTGGCTGTAGAGTGTATGGAAGCTAAGAGGGGATTGCATGTATTCGAAGATCACTTTATTGTGGAGGTTATAAACCCTGAAACATGCGAACCCCTGCCTTATGGTGAAAGGGGGGAGCTTGTCTTTACTACTTTAACAAAAGAGGCATTTCCTTTGATAAGATATCGGACACGGGACATCTCTGTGCTGAATCCAGAGCCTTGTGTGTGCGGAAGGACATTTGTCAGAATGGAAAGAGTGAGTGGCAGATCCGATGACATGTTGATCATCAGAGGGGTAAATATTTTTCCGTCTCAAATAGAGAGTATTTTGATGAACATAGAAGGTATTGAACCCCATTATCTGTTGATTGTAGATAGGAAAGGCACCATGGATACCCTTGAAGTACAGGTTGAAGTCAATGAAAAGGTCTTCTCTGATGAGATAAAAAACTTGCAGATATTGGGCAAAAGAATTGAGAAGGACATTAAAGACTTTTTAGGTGTTTCTACTATAGTTAAACTTGTTGAACCAAAAACCATTCATAGGAGTGAAGGCAAGGCACAACGGGTAATAGATAAAAGGAAGATATAG
- a CDS encoding ACT domain-containing protein translates to MKIDQISVFLENKSGRLAKVTRVLGEAGINIRALSLADTTDFGILRLIVNNSQKARDVLKENGFTVGKTEVVAVEVEDKPGGLASILGVLSDHNINVEYMYAFVERSGENAIIICRFDETDKAIDVLQKNNIAILKGEKLYQF, encoded by the coding sequence ATGAAAATAGATCAAATATCGGTGTTTTTAGAAAATAAGTCAGGGAGACTTGCAAAGGTTACCAGAGTCCTGGGTGAAGCAGGGATAAACATCAGAGCACTTTCCCTTGCTGACACCACCGATTTTGGGATATTGAGATTGATTGTAAATAACTCACAAAAAGCCAGGGATGTACTTAAAGAGAACGGGTTTACAGTAGGAAAAACCGAGGTGGTTGCAGTGGAAGTCGAAGATAAGCCGGGGGGACTGGCGAGTATCCTGGGTGTCCTGTCAGATCATAACATTAATGTTGAATATATGTATGCTTTCGTTGAACGAAGCGGAGAAAATGCTATAATTATTTGCAGGTTTGATGAAACTGATAAGGCCATTGATGTATTGCAAAAGAATAATATAGCTATTTTAAAAGGAGAGAAATTGTATCAATTTTGA
- a CDS encoding ABC transporter substrate-binding protein, producing MVKRKLLILGGVLLLGLALSVNGFAKKAEVKEPYKIGCLFAFTGPASWLGEPERRTAVWIENKVNKAGGINGHPLKLLIEDTKGDPTAAVLAAKKLLKEGVLAIVGPSTSGESMAVVPIMEEAEQILVSCAAAEAIVHDPKTDKERKWIFKTPQKDSHVVQRIYGHMKKSGIIKVAIITDTTGFGAQGREQLKKYAPEFGITIVSDETYGPKDTDLTPQLTKIKGTEAQAIVNWSILPAQTTVMKNRIQLGITIPLYQSHGFGNTKYAAAAGEAAEGVIFPCGRVLVAESLNKKHPQKKLLVEYKKAYESQHKEDVSTFGGHALDALNLVVAALKASGPDKDKMRSFIENKKGFVGTGGIFNFSPTDHTGLGLDSLEMLTVKKGKFDLYKK from the coding sequence ATGGTTAAAAGAAAGTTGCTAATTTTAGGAGGAGTACTGTTATTGGGTCTTGCCTTATCCGTTAATGGTTTCGCAAAGAAGGCAGAGGTAAAGGAGCCGTATAAGATTGGCTGTCTCTTTGCATTTACAGGTCCTGCAAGCTGGCTGGGTGAACCTGAGAGAAGAACAGCTGTATGGATTGAAAATAAGGTTAATAAGGCTGGGGGAATCAATGGTCACCCCCTGAAACTCTTAATCGAAGACACCAAAGGAGATCCTACTGCAGCCGTTTTGGCTGCCAAGAAACTCTTAAAGGAAGGGGTACTGGCTATAGTGGGACCATCGACAAGCGGTGAAAGCATGGCTGTTGTTCCAATAATGGAAGAGGCAGAACAGATACTGGTGTCCTGTGCAGCAGCAGAGGCAATAGTTCATGATCCAAAGACCGATAAGGAAAGAAAGTGGATATTTAAAACACCTCAAAAGGACAGTCATGTAGTTCAAAGGATTTATGGACATATGAAGAAAAGTGGTATTATTAAGGTTGCCATAATTACAGATACAACGGGTTTTGGTGCCCAGGGCCGGGAACAACTTAAAAAGTATGCCCCTGAGTTTGGAATTACAATTGTTTCAGATGAGACATACGGCCCCAAAGACACAGATTTGACACCTCAATTGACCAAGATCAAAGGTACTGAAGCCCAGGCAATCGTGAACTGGTCCATCCTTCCCGCACAGACAACAGTTATGAAGAATAGGATACAACTTGGGATTACCATACCACTATATCAGAGTCACGGTTTTGGCAATACAAAATATGCTGCTGCAGCTGGAGAAGCTGCTGAAGGTGTTATATTCCCCTGTGGCAGAGTGCTGGTAGCAGAATCCTTGAATAAAAAACATCCTCAGAAGAAACTCCTTGTTGAATACAAAAAGGCATATGAATCTCAGCATAAAGAAGATGTCAGCACCTTTGGGGGGCATGCATTGGATGCCCTGAATCTCGTTGTGGCTGCTTTAAAGGCTTCTGGTCCCGACAAGGATAAGATGAGGTCATTTATAGAGAATAAGAAGGGTTTTGTTGGGACAGGTGGTATTTTTAACTTCTCTCCAACCGATCACACAGGGCTTGGATTGGATTCTCTGGAAATGCTTACTGTAAAAAAAGGAAAATTCGATCTATATAAAAAATAA
- a CDS encoding branched-chain amino acid ABC transporter permease, producing MGLPLYSQIIQYILSGITIGSVYAIIAIGFNIIYNSTSIINFAQGEFVMLGGLIMILFTVMLKFPLVLGFLLTVLILTLVGIIMERFAISPIKKPTVVTLIIVTIAVSILFKGIAMLIWGKDTHFLPPFSGEKGIAFIGASLNPQYIWIVGITVIVVVLLSIFFKYTIIGKAMTACAVNRTAASLMGINVKRMVLLSFALSAAIGGIAGIIITPITLMAYDNGAILGLKGFGAAVLGGLGNFYGAIFAGLLLGIMESLGAGLIHSGYKDAIALLVLLLVLFIKPSGIFGVTEISEFKKF from the coding sequence GTGGGATTGCCTCTATACAGCCAGATTATACAGTATATCCTCAGCGGGATTACTATAGGAAGTGTTTATGCAATAATAGCCATTGGGTTTAATATTATCTATAATTCAACCTCAATCATAAATTTTGCCCAGGGCGAGTTTGTAATGCTGGGAGGACTCATCATGATATTATTTACTGTGATGCTTAAATTTCCCCTGGTTTTGGGTTTTCTCCTCACAGTTCTTATTCTTACCTTAGTCGGTATTATCATGGAGAGATTTGCCATTTCTCCTATAAAAAAGCCTACAGTAGTCACTCTGATTATTGTGACCATAGCAGTTTCCATCCTGTTTAAGGGTATTGCCATGTTAATATGGGGGAAGGATACCCATTTTCTGCCTCCTTTCTCAGGAGAAAAGGGTATCGCTTTTATAGGGGCATCTCTCAACCCCCAGTATATCTGGATCGTTGGAATAACAGTTATCGTCGTGGTATTGTTATCCATTTTTTTCAAATACACCATCATTGGAAAGGCAATGACAGCCTGTGCTGTTAACCGAACAGCAGCAAGCCTGATGGGAATCAACGTCAAACGGATGGTTCTCTTATCCTTCGCCTTGTCAGCTGCCATAGGAGGCATTGCAGGCATCATTATAACACCTATTACTCTGATGGCTTACGACAATGGTGCTATCTTAGGTTTAAAGGGTTTTGGGGCGGCTGTCCTGGGTGGCTTGGGGAATTTCTATGGGGCAATATTTGCGGGGCTTCTCCTGGGAATTATGGAGTCATTGGGGGCAGGTCTTATTCACTCTGGGTACAAAGATGCCATTGCCCTTTTGGTACTTCTACTCGTTCTCTTTATTAAGCCAAGTGGAATCTTCGGGGTTACTGAGATAAGTGAATTTAAAAAATTTTAG
- a CDS encoding branched-chain amino acid ABC transporter permease has translation MDKKDSLILLFLTVCLVVFPFIVTNTYYISTMVFVGIHGIIAIGLSLLMGYAGQISIGHAAFFGLGAYTSAVLTAKLGFHPWSAFFLGILLSSCIALIIGIPSLKLKGHYLAMATLGFGEITYIVFNELTDITGGPSGIGDIPKISLAGYVMNTDIKYYFFVWAFLLLILALSLNLIHSRIGRALRSIHDSEVAANAMGVNTSKLKIQVFLISAVFGSVAGSLYTHYVTFVSPSSFSLFFSVLLVMMVVIGGMHSVWGALIGAALLTILPEFLRALKDFEIFVYGAVLLLIMIFLPRGLSGGLEYLFNRLIKKL, from the coding sequence ATGGATAAGAAAGACTCTCTTATACTCTTATTTCTCACTGTCTGCCTGGTTGTTTTTCCTTTCATTGTTACCAATACCTACTACATAAGCACTATGGTATTTGTAGGCATCCACGGAATCATTGCCATCGGACTAAGCCTGCTTATGGGATATGCAGGACAAATCTCTATCGGTCACGCTGCCTTCTTCGGGCTTGGTGCTTATACTTCTGCAGTCCTCACTGCCAAATTAGGTTTTCACCCCTGGAGCGCTTTTTTTCTAGGTATCCTTTTATCTTCTTGTATAGCGTTGATTATAGGCATTCCGTCTTTGAAATTGAAGGGTCATTATCTCGCCATGGCCACTTTGGGTTTTGGAGAAATTACTTACATAGTATTTAATGAGCTAACAGATATTACCGGTGGACCGTCTGGGATTGGAGATATACCAAAAATTTCTCTTGCCGGATATGTCATGAACACAGATATAAAATACTACTTTTTTGTGTGGGCATTCTTATTGCTGATCCTTGCCCTTTCGCTGAATTTGATTCATTCCAGGATAGGTAGGGCACTCAGGTCGATTCATGATAGTGAAGTTGCAGCAAATGCCATGGGGGTTAACACCAGCAAACTCAAAATTCAGGTCTTTCTGATTAGTGCTGTTTTTGGCTCTGTTGCAGGTAGTCTATACACCCATTACGTAACTTTTGTTAGTCCAAGTTCTTTTAGCCTTTTTTTCTCAGTCCTTTTGGTGATGATGGTGGTGATAGGAGGGATGCATAGTGTCTGGGGCGCCTTAATCGGGGCTGCCCTTTTAACCATACTGCCAGAATTCTTAAGGGCTTTAAAAGACTTTGAAATATTTGTTTATGGTGCTGTTCTTCTTTTGATAATGATTTTTTTGCCTAGGGGATTAAGCGGTGGGTTAGAATATCTATTTAACAGATTAATCAAAAAGCTGTAA
- a CDS encoding ABC transporter ATP-binding protein, producing MNIKRTTDNMILHASEIKKTFGGLVAVSDLDFTVRECQIKAIIGPNGAGKTTVFNLISGILPPTGGEIQFQGKSITRLKSYRISSLGISRTFQNVQLFSNMSVIENVMIGRHPRTSSGIMSSILSLPKKRKEEKEVRKRAMEYLEFVGLGDRFDESPENLPFGKQRLLEIARAMATEPKLLLLDEPASGLNTKETQNLSRLITEIRGRGITILLVEHDMELVMGISDEIMVLNSGQKIAEGLPREIQENDEVIKAYLGED from the coding sequence ATGAATATAAAACGGACAACGGACAATATGATACTCCATGCTTCTGAAATTAAAAAGACCTTCGGAGGATTGGTGGCTGTTTCTGATCTGGATTTTACGGTAAGGGAATGCCAGATAAAGGCCATTATTGGACCGAATGGAGCAGGTAAAACCACGGTTTTCAATTTGATCTCAGGGATTTTACCGCCAACCGGTGGCGAGATTCAATTTCAGGGGAAATCTATCACTCGACTTAAATCCTACAGAATTTCTTCCTTGGGTATATCCCGCACCTTCCAAAATGTTCAATTGTTTAGTAATATGTCTGTTATAGAGAATGTTATGATTGGAAGACACCCAAGGACCAGTTCTGGTATAATGAGTTCGATCCTGTCGTTGCCAAAGAAAAGAAAAGAAGAAAAAGAGGTCAGAAAAAGGGCTATGGAGTATCTCGAATTTGTTGGTTTGGGAGATAGGTTTGACGAGTCCCCGGAGAATCTTCCTTTTGGAAAACAAAGACTATTAGAAATCGCAAGGGCTATGGCTACCGAGCCCAAATTGCTATTGCTTGACGAGCCAGCATCAGGTCTAAATACGAAAGAGACCCAAAACCTATCCCGTTTGATTACAGAAATACGGGGTAGGGGTATTACAATTCTCCTGGTAGAGCATGATATGGAGTTAGTAATGGGTATATCAGATGAAATTATGGTACTCAACTCTGGTCAAAAGATTGCAGAAGGACTTCCCAGGGAGATCCAGGAGAATGATGAAGTGATAAAGGCATACCTGGGAGAAGATTAA
- a CDS encoding ABC transporter ATP-binding protein produces the protein MLRIKNINTYYGKVHALKNVSIHVNVGEIVALIGANGAGKTTVLNSISGITPPREGEAIFRGVNILGLPTNQIVKMGISQIPEGRQIFAPLTVSTNLELGAYHRYSRKNKPYLKKDIEEIFSFFPILRERKNQIAGTLSGGEQQMLAIGRALMSKPSLLLLDEPSMGLAPMICKDIFRMISKLRDELKTTILIVEQNAKAALQLADRGYVIETGKIIMEENSKGLLNNKEVQRAYLGKEKKEIWE, from the coding sequence ATGCTAAGGATAAAAAATATAAATACATATTACGGAAAGGTTCATGCGCTGAAAAACGTCTCAATACATGTCAATGTCGGAGAGATCGTAGCATTAATAGGGGCCAACGGTGCCGGTAAAACAACCGTTTTAAACTCCATCTCTGGGATTACTCCTCCTAGGGAAGGGGAGGCCATTTTCAGGGGAGTCAATATTTTAGGTCTTCCTACTAATCAAATAGTCAAGATGGGGATATCTCAGATCCCAGAGGGAAGGCAAATATTTGCCCCTTTAACCGTATCAACCAACCTGGAACTAGGGGCATACCATAGGTACAGCAGAAAAAACAAACCTTACTTGAAAAAAGACATAGAAGAAATTTTTTCTTTTTTCCCTATACTTAGAGAAAGGAAAAATCAAATAGCAGGTACCTTAAGTGGGGGGGAGCAACAGATGTTAGCAATTGGCAGGGCATTAATGTCAAAGCCCTCTCTGCTTCTCTTAGATGAGCCCTCTATGGGGCTGGCTCCGATGATCTGCAAAGATATCTTTAGAATGATATCCAAGCTCAGGGATGAACTCAAAACCACCATACTGATAGTAGAACAAAATGCCAAAGCCGCTCTCCAGCTTGCTGATCGAGGATATGTAATAGAGACAGGGAAGATTATAATGGAAGAAAATAGTAAGGGCCTCCTTAACAACAAGGAGGTTCAAAGGGCATATCTAGGGAAAGAAAAGAAGGAAATATGGGAGTAA